A stretch of the Calypte anna isolate BGI_N300 chromosome 21, bCalAnn1_v1.p, whole genome shotgun sequence genome encodes the following:
- the FNDC10 gene encoding fibronectin type III domain-containing protein 10 — translation MPSLLPPFLALLCFGAPAPALSAAAGVTEPPDRAGTGTGTEAGTGNGTEAGPEAAAEDPWCPYKVGAEGAAGGRLCFRTPARGFQCSARSCRAHRSPGGGLVANVLRNGSVLLQWGPPRPAAGLRGFSLNCSWDGTYTRFPCDSVELGAACRDYLLPEAHGSVRYHLCLQPRFAPPRPAPPAQCVEFRVEPAAMRDIVVAMTAVGGSICVMLVFICLLVAYITENLMSPALAPRRA, via the coding sequence ATGCCCAGCCTGCTGCCTCCCTTCCTCGCCCTGCTCTGCTTCGGGGCGCCGGCGCCCGCCCTGAGCGCTGCGGCGGGGGTGACCGAACCGCCCGACAGGGCCGGGACCGGAACCGGGACTGAGGCTGGGACCGGGAACGGGACCGAGGCCGGTCCGGAGGCGGCAGCGGAGGATCCGTGGTGTCCCTACAAGGTGGGGGCCGAGGGGGCTGCGGGCGGGCGGCTCTGCTTCCGCACCCCCGCCCGCGGTTTCCAGTGCTCGGCCCGCTCCTGCCGCGCCCACCGCTCTCCCGGGGGGGGTCTGGTGGCCAACGTGCTCCGCAACGGCAGCGTCCTGCTGCAGTGGGGACCCCCGCGCCCCGCCGCCGGCCTCCGCGGATTCTCCCTCAACTGCTCCTGGGACGGCACCTACACTCGCTTCCCCTGCGACAGCGTGGAGCTGGGGGCGGCCTGTCGCGACTATCTGCTGCCCGAGGCTCACGGCAGCGTCCGCTaccacctctgcctgcagccccgCTTCGCCCCGCCGCGCCCCGCGCCCCCCGCACAGTGCGTGGAGTTCCGCGTGGAGCCGGCAGCCATGCGGGACATCGTCGTGGCCATGACGGCCGTGGGGGGTTCCATCTGCGTCATGCTCGTCTTCATCTGCCTCCTGGTGGCTTATATCACCGAGAACCTGATGAGCCCGGCCCTGGCCCCGCGCCGTGCCTAA